Proteins found in one Corynebacterium sanguinis genomic segment:
- a CDS encoding uracil-xanthine permease family protein — translation MTSTFGWTLHGDGRHIQPGEVVAPDERLTWPRTAAIGAQHVVAMFGATLLVPTLTGFPVNTTLLFSGLGTIIFLLITRNKLPSYLGSSFAFIAPLAASQQYGVGAQLGGVVVTGLALIAVGALVQAAGTRLIDAVMPPVVTGAIVALIGFNLAPVAVGNFQEQPLVGAVTLATILVVAVATRDMASRLSILIGVIVGWFTAWVSKGVSPEALGAVAAADWVGVPRFHSPEFHLSAVLVTLPVLVVLIAENVGHVKAVGEMTGRDLDAYQGRALIGDGLSTTLAGGFGGSGTTTYAENIGVMAATKVYSTAAYWVAAVVAIALAFIPKFGAIVGTLPVGVLGGATLVLYGLIGMLGVRIWQDNRVDFNNPVNLMTAAVALIVGIGDLSLTLGPVELKGIALGSVGIIVAYPIMKKAFATLGEGTYNT, via the coding sequence GTGACTTCTACATTCGGATGGACCCTTCACGGCGACGGTCGCCACATTCAACCCGGCGAGGTCGTCGCCCCTGATGAGAGGCTGACTTGGCCGCGCACCGCGGCCATCGGCGCGCAGCACGTCGTCGCCATGTTCGGTGCGACCCTGCTGGTCCCAACCCTCACGGGTTTTCCCGTGAATACGACGTTGCTGTTCTCGGGACTCGGCACGATCATCTTCCTGCTGATTACCCGCAACAAGCTGCCGAGCTACCTCGGATCGTCGTTTGCCTTCATCGCGCCGCTGGCGGCCTCGCAGCAGTACGGCGTCGGCGCGCAGCTCGGCGGTGTGGTGGTCACGGGCCTCGCGCTGATTGCGGTGGGCGCGCTCGTGCAGGCGGCGGGAACGAGGCTTATCGACGCCGTCATGCCGCCCGTGGTCACCGGCGCCATCGTTGCGCTGATCGGATTCAACCTGGCTCCGGTAGCGGTGGGCAACTTCCAGGAGCAGCCGCTGGTCGGCGCGGTTACGCTGGCAACGATCCTGGTTGTGGCCGTCGCCACCCGCGACATGGCCTCGCGCCTGTCGATCCTGATCGGCGTCATCGTGGGGTGGTTCACCGCCTGGGTGAGCAAGGGGGTTAGCCCCGAGGCGCTGGGCGCGGTCGCCGCCGCCGATTGGGTGGGCGTGCCGCGTTTCCACTCGCCTGAGTTTCACCTCTCTGCTGTCCTGGTGACCTTGCCGGTGCTGGTGGTCCTCATCGCCGAAAACGTCGGCCACGTCAAAGCAGTCGGCGAGATGACCGGCCGCGACCTGGACGCCTACCAGGGCCGCGCTCTCATCGGCGACGGCTTATCGACGACCCTCGCCGGAGGTTTCGGCGGCTCGGGCACGACAACCTACGCCGAGAACATCGGGGTGATGGCCGCGACCAAGGTGTACTCCACGGCCGCGTACTGGGTGGCTGCGGTGGTCGCGATTGCGCTGGCGTTCATCCCGAAGTTCGGCGCGATCGTCGGCACACTCCCGGTCGGGGTGCTGGGCGGTGCCACCCTCGTGCTCTACGGGTTGATCGGCATGCTCGGCGTGCGCATCTGGCAGGACAACCGGGTGGACTTTAACAACCCAGTCAACCTGATGACCGCCGCGGTGGCCCTCATCGTCGGCATCGGCGATCTTTCGCTCACGCTCGGCCCGGTGGAGCTCAAGGGCATTGCACTGGGCTCAGTCGGGATCATCGTTGCCTACCCGATCATGAAAAAGGCCTTCGCCACGCTGGGCGAAGGCACGTACAACACCTAG
- a CDS encoding HPr family phosphocarrier protein gives MASKTVKVGSTVGLHARPATVIADAAGEYDDEIVLTLAGGDEDDETDAASSLMIMAMGAEFGDEVTVTSDNAEAVDKIAALIQQNLDEA, from the coding sequence ATGGCTTCTAAGACAGTAAAGGTCGGCTCCACCGTGGGCCTGCACGCACGCCCGGCAACCGTCATCGCGGATGCCGCTGGCGAGTACGACGACGAAATCGTGCTCACCCTGGCGGGCGGCGACGAGGACGACGAGACGGATGCCGCATCCTCTCTCATGATCATGGCCATGGGTGCGGAATTCGGCGACGAGGTGACCGTGACTTCCGACAACGCCGAGGCCGTAGACAAGATCGCGGCGCTTATCCAGCAGAACCTCGACGAAGCTTAG
- a CDS encoding PTS fructose transporter subunit IIABC: MDSPDLIRLELVALDVDAGGHPREVIAHLAGLVESAGRTNDSAQLIADVTAREGKAPTGVAGRIAIPHARSSAVSVPTLAFARLRHPVDFSGPDGPADLVFLIAAPADGSKAHLSILSTLARALVREQFVEKLRAATDPQAAVEAIAAQLNHKKKRRRIAVVTACPTGVAHTYMAADALTRAAASRDDVELRVEAQGATGTQPLDPDFIRGADAVILAHDVAVRGAERFEGKPLVDVPVRRAINEPAQLIDAALNATETSTEPSTPARIYRAVMTGVSFMVPFLAASGLLLALGTLIGGTDVWAEVARGFSLADPHGGLDRSGWLPYLAAVLIVTGQAGINLAVSALSGYIGFALAGRAGIAPGFIGGAVSVMLGAGSLGAVVTGIVAGGVALWIRGINARALESLKTTVVSPLVATLAVLFLMVGVIGRPLAALSAAVQGWLGEMGSTSAILLGVVVGAMMCVDLGGPVNKVAYAFGAAGLTAGTQASYVIMAAVMVSGMVPPLALSLATLLRASAFTPAERAAGRTIWLPGLAFVTEGAIPFAAADPARVITPLMLGGATAGAVSMALGTGVSAPHGGIFVIFAFSPWWGVCVALASGVAVGALAVVVAKQAALGRRKVST, from the coding sequence GTGGATAGTCCGGACCTCATCAGGCTCGAGCTCGTCGCCCTCGACGTCGACGCCGGCGGGCACCCCCGCGAGGTCATCGCGCACCTCGCGGGCCTGGTCGAATCCGCCGGCCGCACCAACGACTCCGCGCAGCTCATCGCCGACGTCACCGCGCGCGAAGGTAAGGCCCCGACGGGCGTGGCGGGGCGCATCGCCATCCCGCACGCCCGCTCGTCCGCCGTGAGCGTGCCCACGCTCGCCTTCGCGCGGCTTCGCCACCCGGTCGACTTCTCCGGCCCCGACGGCCCCGCCGACCTCGTGTTCCTCATCGCCGCCCCCGCGGACGGTAGCAAGGCGCACCTGTCAATCCTGTCGACGCTCGCCCGGGCGCTGGTGCGTGAGCAGTTCGTCGAGAAGCTGCGCGCGGCCACTGACCCGCAGGCCGCTGTCGAGGCCATTGCCGCGCAGCTCAACCACAAGAAGAAGCGCCGACGCATCGCGGTTGTCACGGCGTGCCCCACCGGTGTGGCGCACACGTACATGGCCGCTGACGCGCTCACCCGCGCCGCCGCATCGCGTGACGACGTCGAGCTGCGCGTCGAGGCCCAGGGCGCCACCGGCACCCAACCGCTCGACCCCGACTTCATACGCGGCGCCGACGCCGTGATCCTCGCCCACGACGTCGCGGTACGCGGCGCCGAGCGATTCGAGGGCAAGCCGCTCGTCGACGTGCCCGTGCGCCGCGCAATCAACGAGCCCGCGCAGCTTATCGACGCCGCCCTCAACGCCACCGAAACCTCCACCGAGCCCAGCACACCCGCGCGCATCTACCGCGCCGTGATGACAGGGGTTTCCTTCATGGTGCCCTTCCTCGCCGCCAGCGGGCTCCTGCTCGCGCTGGGCACGCTGATCGGCGGCACGGACGTCTGGGCCGAGGTCGCCCGCGGCTTCTCCCTCGCTGACCCGCACGGGGGTCTCGATCGCTCCGGCTGGCTGCCCTACCTCGCGGCGGTGCTAATAGTCACCGGGCAAGCAGGAATAAACCTGGCCGTATCCGCCCTTTCCGGCTACATCGGATTCGCGCTCGCCGGCCGCGCGGGCATCGCGCCTGGGTTCATCGGCGGCGCGGTCTCGGTCATGCTCGGCGCGGGTTCTCTCGGCGCGGTGGTCACCGGCATCGTCGCGGGCGGGGTCGCGCTGTGGATCCGCGGGATCAACGCGCGTGCCCTGGAGTCGTTGAAAACCACTGTGGTCAGCCCGCTGGTGGCAACGCTCGCGGTGCTATTCCTGATGGTCGGCGTTATCGGCCGCCCGCTCGCCGCCCTCTCGGCGGCGGTTCAGGGCTGGCTCGGCGAGATGGGAAGCACCTCGGCGATCCTGCTCGGGGTGGTCGTCGGCGCGATGATGTGTGTCGACCTTGGCGGGCCGGTGAACAAGGTCGCTTACGCCTTCGGGGCGGCGGGGCTGACCGCGGGCACCCAGGCCAGCTACGTCATCATGGCCGCGGTCATGGTCTCCGGGATGGTGCCGCCGCTGGCCCTGTCGCTGGCGACGCTGCTGCGCGCCAGCGCGTTTACCCCGGCGGAGCGCGCCGCCGGGCGAACCATCTGGCTGCCCGGCCTGGCGTTTGTCACCGAGGGCGCCATCCCGTTTGCGGCCGCCGATCCCGCGCGCGTCATCACACCACTAATGCTCGGCGGGGCAACCGCGGGAGCGGTGTCCATGGCGCTTGGCACGGGGGTGAGCGCGCCGCACGGCGGGATCTTCGTCATCTTTGCTTTTAGCCCGTGGTGGGGCGTGTGCGTGGCATTAGCTTCGGGCGTTGCGGTGGGTGCGTTGGCTGTGGTCGTCGCTAAGCAGGCAGCTCTCGGGCGCCGGAAAGTTTCCACGTAG